A genomic window from Elaeis guineensis isolate ETL-2024a chromosome 3, EG11, whole genome shotgun sequence includes:
- the LOC105034823 gene encoding protein RSI-1, with protein MATACSRVSCSLLVLLLLALSLVGSVHGRLKPSDCQPRCQYRCSATSHKKPCMFFCLKCCAQCLCVPPGTYGNKQVCPCYNNWKTKEGGPKCP; from the exons ATGGCAACAGCTTGTTCTCGTGTCTCCTGCTCACTTCTGGTATTGCTTCTTCTGGCACTGTCTTTGGTTGGG AGCGTCCATGGACGGCTGAAGCCTTCAG ATTGCCAACCGAGATGCCAATACCGGTGCTCGGCTACGTCCCATAAGAAGCCATGCATGTTCTTCTGCCTTAAATGTTGCGCCCAGTGCCTGTGTGTGCCACCTGGAACCTATGGCAACAAGCAGGTGTGCCCCTGTTACAACAACTGGAAGACCAAGGAAGGTGGCCCTAAGTGCCCTTAg